The Schistocerca nitens isolate TAMUIC-IGC-003100 chromosome 8, iqSchNite1.1, whole genome shotgun sequence genome includes the window GCCACCTGTGGCAGTCGTCACTGCGGTGGACACGATGGCACCTACACCACCTCCGGTGGTAGAGGTCACGGGTGGCAGCACTTGACCGCCGTTACCTGCACCGGCAGAGTCGGGAGACACCGACGTAGCAGGTGAAGGCCGCCCCGCCAGCCCCGTCGTGCCGTAAGACCAGATGGATGTAGGCGCCGTTTCGAAGGACGGCGAATCGCCCAAACCCTCGTCTCGCTCGAGGCTACCACCTCCACTGCCACTGCCACCCACCGATCCCGTGCTGCCACCCCCGGCACTGCCTCCGACTGAGCCGGCACTGCTACCCCATATGGACACCAGGTCTCCTAGACGACCGCCGCCACCTCCACTGCTGGAAGAGCTAGAGCTGGAACATGACGAGAAAGCACCAGAGGACGAGGAACTGCCCACTGAAGAAGCCGACCCACCGGGAAGGACTCCACCGCCCCCGACACTGATGCCGGCACCACCTCCGACGCCAATGCCACCACCGCCAATTCCATTTGCCGGCCCGTGAAAGCCGCCCAGGCCCGACGCATCTGCACCGCCGTCGAGGTAGTTGAAGAGCGAGCCGAGGCCAGATTTATACAGTGAGGCGAGCAGGTCTGGCGAATCGTCCACCAGAGAGCCTACAGAAACACCGCCAACACCGGCGAGTGCACCGTGtccaccaccgacaccacctccGACACCTACAGCCGCTCCGGCAGCGCCACCAGTGCGCATTGCAATGTGTGCCTCTATTTCCCGACGTGCCGTTTCCACGCTGTCTGGCAGCCCCGTAACTTCAAAGACTGGCTCTTTGTCTCTAGATGGCGTCACGATGTATGTGTGCGTCTGATGCTGGATACGCTTGATTGTGGCACCTTTGGGGCCCACCACCAGGCCCACAACACGGTATGGCACACGAACCTGTTCAAAGAGACAGAGAGCACCTTAAATGAGTGCGACTGTGGTGCTTATTTGTGGTATAATTATGCTTTACAGGAAAGATGTTAACTCTTACTTCCCTACAGTGAAGCAGGTTTCTTACTGTGTAATTAATAGCATATTGTATATTTTGAtacaaattttttataataattgatTTAACTTTGTTATTATCATCCTGCATGCAAATGACAGATTTGTTACAGAAGGTACATATTTGTGAACAAATGATGCAAACCAATTATGCGTGTCCCCAACATGCAGTTgagcacgacacacacacacacacacacacacacacacacacacacgcacacacacacacacacacacacacaccccttttaGGAAGGTGACACTGCAGAAAACTAGTACCAAACTTATCAATAGTATAAACATAAATGTATTCATTCTACAATATGTGGCACAGGTGTCAGCATTAGGTAAACTTGTGCTATGTATGGTGACTGACTGTGAAATTATGAAATCAATCAAAAATCAAAGGATGAAATTAATCAAAATTAAATTGACTCGCTTTTGCTCTGTATGTTTACAGTAGATGAGCCACTGGAGATGACGAAACTAGGCATGAGGGACAATCCTAATGCAGCTTCCAAGAATTTTATGTTTGAACTCTTGAAATCTTTCAGTGCAGTAACAAGTTGCCTTGCTATGTTAATATGATGAAATTTAAGTCTACAAATCTATCAATAGCATTTATTAGCAATAAGCTTTTGCCAGTGGAACTTCACTGGTTTCCATCATTATGGAGCACAGTCAACAAATGCCATTTCTTTTGCCACAACCATTTTTCTTGTATCAGATCTTTTAAATAATGTTTTA containing:
- the LOC126198847 gene encoding RNA-binding protein MEX3B, which codes for MTECVPVPSSEHVAEIVGRQGCKIKALRAKTNTYIKTPVRGEEPVFVVTGRKEDVAKAKREILSAAEHFSQIRASRKSNLGGGGGGSGSAPPGPPAAVPGHVTIQVRVPYRVVGLVVGPKGATIKRIQHQTHTYIVTPSRDKEPVFEVTGLPDSVETARREIEAHIAMRTGGAAGAAVGVGGGVGGGHGALAGVGGVSVGSLVDDSPDLLASLYKSGLGSLFNYLDGGADASGLGGFHGPANGIGGGGIGVGGGAGISVGGGGVLPGGSASSVGSSSSSGAFSSCSSSSSSSSGGGGGRLGDLVSIWGSSAGSVGGSAGGGSTGSVGGSGSGGGSLERDEGLGDSPSFETAPTSIWSYGTTGLAGRPSPATSVSPDSAGAGNGGQVLPPVTSTTGGGVGAIVSTAVTTATGGGGGQSGRRDCVVCAEREVDAALVPCGHNLFCLDCASHVCERGDALCPACQLPVAQAIRIFS